The genomic region CCCCAAGAGCTGCATCTGTCATCTCAAAAATAAATGCGTCTGCATCATATTTAAATGTTTTAATGGCATAACGCATGGCCTTTTCTAAAAAGAGTCTACTTTCTGATTTTTTCTGCTTGTTCAAAAATTGGAAAAATTTTCTCGCAAGCCCTTTCTTGTCGGGTCTGAGACCTAGATTTTTTTGCTTAAGATATCTATTAGAACAGTCTGTGACAAACATACAAAGCAAACTAAATGCATCACGCACCGTTGTATTTAAAAAGTCGGGATTTCCACGTCCTGCGTTGAGCATGGTTGCTTTGCGTTTTTTTGCCGTTTTTTTGGCCTCTTGAATCAAAATATCTTTGACCTCAAAAGGGCTCATATGCTTCATGATGTTAAGAACGGATGCGTATTCCTTCTTTTTGCTTTTGGCTTTCTTTTTAACTGCAATACCTTTGCCTTTTGAAGACGGTTCCGATTCAAAAACATTCAAATCCGCCCTAGTGATTTTTTTTCGTTTTTTCTTCTGCACTTTAACTCTACTATTCCTCATGGGATTCCTCCTCTTGTTTTTGTTCTTGTGTTTTTGGGACCCACGAAGGTCGTTTCAAAGCTTGCACAATCCAAGGAATGGCAAAGAAAATGATGATACCAACAATAAGAAGTGTGATATATGCAGTATGATTTTCTGTAGGAAGCTGCTGCGGTGGGAAAACGGCAATAAAAAACGAAAAGACCATTGTCGCCATCCCTAAGCAAGAAACAATCCACATCCCTACATTTTTAAAGGGAACACGATAATGTCTCGGTGTATCGGGTTGTTTGTAACGCAAATACAATCCAGAAAGTAACAAAAGAAAATACATGGTCACATAAATCATCATGGAAAGTGCAACAGAAAACCAGAATGCTACATTGATTGTGGCTGTTAACATGAGGAATGAAGACGTGAAAGAAATCCAAATCGCTTGGCAAATCAACAAATTTCTTGGAACGCCACGACTATTTACTCGCTGGAAAAAGGGTGGCAAGTCTCCACTTTCCGCTGTGGTTAAAAGCCCTTTAACAGGTCCCATCAACCATGTAGAAGCTCCTCCCATTTGTCCAACCGCAACAAGCACGCCTAATACAGGCACCAACCAGGCAGCATGAAATCGATCAAAAAAGACTGTAAAAGCTTGGAGAATTCCTGAAACTAGGCTTATTTCTTGTTGAGGAACCACGACGGCTACAGACATAGATCCTATGATATTGATACCTAATCCAATCAAAACAACGATAAAGATTGCAATAGGATAATTTCTTGTTGGATTGTCCACTTTGTTTGCGTGAGCAGAAGATGCCTCAATACCTGCAAATGCACGCATAAATCCAATTAAAAGAACGAGCGTTGCAATATCTTTAAACTCAGGAAATAGGCTTTGCTGAAATATCTGTTTACTAAGTCCTAGATTGCCTTCTATCAGCACGAAAACAAACCCTAATCCAATGATTAATAATCCAGGAAGTAACACACCGCTTAAAAATCCAATCGTACTGACTTTAGAAGATATCTTTAACCCTTTCATATTCAAAAAGGTAAATGTCCAAAGAACGATAAGCGAAATAACAGTTAGAACTATTCGGTTATTAGCGTAATGGGGTGAGGCAACAAAAGCAAGTGATCCTGCAATAAAATAGAGCATTGCAATCATGCTAATTGTCATATAAAGCCATTGAAGCCACGAGGCAAAAAATCCCCATTTTGGACCAAAAGCTTGTTTCACCCAAGCGTAAATTCCACCTTGCTCAGGCCACCCTGTCGCAAGTTCTGCAGAAACCAATGCGACTGGAATAAAATAACAGACGGCCGCTACGATTCCAAAAAAGATCATTTGCAACCCTGTTTCTGCAATTGTTGGCAAGTTTCTGACACTCGTGCAAAAAGCGGAGGTAACCATGATCAGAGCAAATAAACTCAGTTTATTGGGAATAGCTTTATTCTTCATATGACCCCTTATCTTTAAATATTTGGTATAGGTTGGTTTATATCTACTAAGTAAAATCCCGTCAAATTATTTTTTCACGTTAACCTGAATTTATTTTATCTTTTCTTTTTTAGAAGCCTCTTTACAGTTAATAACTGACATTACGCAATAAATTCCATTTATATGAGGGCTACAAAGCACAATCTACGGCGTCTAACTCTTCATCCAACTCTCATAGAGTTGGATTTCATCGTTATCCTTGTATCTTGTCCCTTTCGCTTCTCCTCTAAATAGAATTTATTGCGTAACATCAGTTAATGATTCTTACCTAGAGACTCAGAGAGTTATTCAAGAAAGTCAAAAAACTTGCACTTTTTTACAAAAATCCTTTTAATGGGGTTTGATGTAAGATAAGAAAAGGCTTTTTAGGAGAATAAAAGCTTAAAATTCAGATTAATAAAACAGGAGAATAAAGATGATAAAAAGACTACTTTTCTTAATAAGTTTTGTTGCTTTAGGGATTTGTGAAGAAGTTGCTATCGAAGATGCCCAACCAGCAGCTGAAAAAAAAGAAGAATTGGATATGGCCACTCTATCCAAAGCTTTTGGACACCATATTGGTAAAAATTTAGCAAGCCCTGAATTCGCGAATCTCAATTTAGATGCTGTGCTTCAAGGAATTAAAGAAGAAGCTGAAGGCACAGATTCCCCTTTAAGTGAAATGGATTACACCAAAGCGATGACAAAAATCGAAGAACAGCATTTTATCCAAACGTCAAAGAAAAACCTTGAAAAAGTCGTCTCTTTCCTCGCGGAGAATGCTAAAGATAAAAAAGTGACAGAAATTGAAGCTGGAAAATTGCAATACAAAATCGAGACCCAAGGAAAAGGAGAGATGGTCCAAGAACATTCCACGCCATTGATCCATTATGTAGGCAAGTACCTAAACGGCAGAGAGTTTTCAAGCTCTAGGGATGGTGATCCTATTGCCCTTGCTATTGACGAAGCTATCACAGGCCTTGCCAGGGGAATTTTAGGTATGAAAGAAGGAGAAACACGCACACTTTTCATTCACCCTGATTTGGGATATGGATCTTCCGGAGATTTGAACTCTAGCACAGAACTCAATATCAATTCCTTACTGATTTTTGAAGTGGAAGTAATCAGAGCAGATACACCCCCTGAGATAGGCTCTTCAAATACGACATTTTCAGAAGAAGAGCATCACAAAATTTCAATGCAGTAAGAGACCTCTGCGTAACTCAAGGATTTAGAGAAATTTGCATGTTTTTTCTCAAATCGAGTCTTAACCTAAGTTGGCATACTCCACTTAGAGTAGACAACTTAGGTTAAGATTCAAGTTGAGGACAAGAGGCTAATTTATCAAATTCTTGAATTATGCAGAGGTCTCAATAATGGAAGTTGTTTTATTTGAACCTGAAATACCCGCAAATGCAGGAAATGTAGCAAGAACATGTGTTGCAACAGGCTCAAAGCTCACGTTAATCGAACCTTTGGGCTTTTTTCTATCCAACAGAATGCTTAAGCGATCTGGTCTTGATTATTGGGACAAGCTCGATTATCAGACTAAGCCTGATTTAGAAAGCTACCTTACAGCACAAAAGCGCCCTGTGTATTTTTTCTCTTCCAAAGCGACCAAAAGCTATACCGAAATCCCTTTTTCTGATGATGATATCTATGTATTTGGAAGCGAAACGAAAGGCTTGCCTCCATATCTTTTTGATAACTACAGCGAGCGTTTTTATACACTCTTTCAAAAAAAAGCTGTGCGCTGTTTAAATCTTTCTAACACTGTGGCCATTGTCCTTTATGAATCCTGGAAACATCGCGATTTTTGTTAATTTACTGATGTTACGCAGTAAATTCAATTTAGGCGAAGAGCGAAAGGAATGAGATACGAGGCCGACAATGAAGTTCAACTCCATGAGAGTTGAACGAAGTAGTCAACGACGTAGATTATTCCTTGCAGCCTTCTCATAAGTTGAAGGTAGTGCGTAAGGTCAGTTAGGATCACTTATATTGATCTAGCAATGAAATAATCTCATTTTTTTGGCGCATGCCAACAAAACGATGAACCTCTTTACCATCTTTCAAAAAAACCACTATAGGAAAATGTGTGATCTCAAATTTTTTTGCGATTTCTTGTTCTTTTTCAACATCCACTTTGATAAATAGTACACCATTTTGCTCATCAGATATTTCACGAAAAATAGGTGCAAGCCTCTTGCAAGGACCACACCATGTTGCATAAAAATCAATGACAACAAAACCTTCACTTATGACTTTTTCAAACCCTTGGTGATGTACATCCTCAATCGTTGCATCTGACGACTTAACAACCTGCCACGATGACAAAATCACAACACACAAAACAAAAGCAAATCGAAACATTTTTAACATATTAACCTGAGCTTTGGGTTATTACTTATGTTGGTCTAGCATTGAACTAACTTCATTTTTTTGACGCACGCCAATAAAACGACTAACCTCTTTGCCATCTTTCAAAAAAACCACCGTGGGAACGCTTGTCACTTCAAATTTTTTTGCAGTGTCTTGTGCTTCATCCACATCGACTTCAACAAAAACAGCATCTTCACGTTCATCAGAAAGTTCACGCAAAAGGGGTGTGAGCATTTTACAAGGACCGCACCATGTTGCATAAAAATCGACTACAACAAGTCCCTCACTTGTTGCTTTTTCAAAATCTTGTTCACTTACATTCTTAATTGCCATATTTCACTCCTTGATAATACCCTTATGATGGAAAGATTTTAAATTTTTGAAAAGAAAAAAATATAAGGGGCCGTTACAACGGCCATTTAGGGCTGCTTGTACAAGCCCCTTTAGGGCTGGTTAGACAGCCCCTTAACGTATTGTTGCAAGCTCTTCTTCTTTTGCCTCTTCTTCTTCCTTGAGTACTTCTTTTAGCTCAGCAGCCTCTTTCAAGTCTTTAGCTTTTTCCATAGATTCTCCCAAAGCTGTTTGTGTTTCAAAACGTTTGCCCAACGCTTTAACACTCAACATCCATGCACCAATAGCAATCAATAGAAGGACACCGACATAAGGAGCCACACCGGCAAGTGGGACGAGCAATAAGAGTACGTGATAAATCAACGCGCCTCCTGATTTTCCAAGCCTTGATCCGACACCATCAATGGCTGCTTTTCCTTTCATCTTTTCTTCTGGAGTTAAAGGAATAAATGTCATCTCTTTTGTGGCATCATAAAGCGTGTATTTAGAGGCCCGACTCATACAGTTTTGGGAAGTTCCAAAGAATAGTGCAAGTGTAAAGGGTGTCATGCCTAAAAAGGGCGCCACAAACATCCCCAATGAATTTCTAAAAACCAAAAAGGAGAAAAAGCCAATCGTTGTGATAAGTAAAACTGCAGGTGTAATCATCGCCGATTTTGTCCATCCGGCCTTTCTAATCACATTGCTTGTAATGAAAAGCGCAATCAAGGTCGCAACGATATTTGTAATAATCGAAACCTTACCCATGTAGGAATTATACAGCACAGGATCTTGGTAGACTTGATTCACCTGGTTTTTCCACACAACTTCTGTTAAATGAATAACCAAGTTATAAGCTAATACAATAATCGCAATGAACATCAAATACTTGGATCTTTTGAGTGTTGCAAAGTTTTCACGCATTGACATTTTTACTTTGGGCTTTTTAAATTTAGAGACCACATCTGCGGCAGGTTCTTTTGCGATGACTTGCGTGTTCAACCAGCGGAAAATGGCCATGATCGCAAACCCTACAATAACAACCGCAATATTCACCATCACGATAGACTGCGTCCAAGATTCCATATTTGTAAACAATAATTTTTTTGAAGCAATGGCAGAAATCATAATCGAAGCTTGCCCTGCAAAAATCCCTGAAAAATTAGCCCCTACGCCAAAGAGCCCATAAAAACGTTTGGCTTCTTTCACGGTGATCACATCATTGGCAAACCCCCAAAACAAAAGCTGTAGCATGATCGAGCCCCAAAGCTCACACATCACATAAAACAGGGTGTAGGTCCAGTTACGAAACATCGCCACAAATCCCATCAATCCTTTAGGCAAAAAAGCGGCTACACTATCGGCAAATTCTGTTGGGTGCAACACGTCTCTTAGAGGATAGAGCACCGTCGTAAAGAGTACAAAAAAACCGATAAAAATCGACACCATCCAGTAGAAAATGGTCTCTTTTTTGTACCGATTTCCAAGACGCGTAAAAATCACCGTCATAATCAAAGCCATTGGCAAAAGTGCCCAAATTTTAATAAAAGGAAGCACTCCAGCATCTGAATTTTTTGCTGTGACGACTAAAGCATCTTTAGCACTACGTAAAATGTTGTAATTAAAGCAAATAAGAAAAAATATTAAAATCATGGGGAGGACTTTCTTAAGTTCAGTCATATGCACGGGCCAGAAAAACGACCTGAGACGACTAAACTCCTGGGGATTAGCTGTTTGCGACATACATACCTATAGGTTGAAAGTTATAGACAAAAAGATACTGTGATTTGAAAGAATAAGAAAATTTGAAAGAGGCTTTTTTTACATTCACCTTTTTTTAAAATCCTTTAAGCTTTTGAACAAACCCTAAGAGTGGCTTAGATTCAAAGGCCCACTTAATTCAGATTTAACCATATTCTAATCCAAATAACGAAAAAAGGCAACGGTT from Chlamydiota bacterium harbors:
- the gadC_2 gene encoding Glutamate/gamma-aminobutyrate antiporter translates to MKNKAIPNKLSLFALIMVTSAFCTSVRNLPTIAETGLQMIFFGIVAAVCYFIPVALVSAELATGWPEQGGIYAWVKQAFGPKWGFFASWLQWLYMTISMIAMLYFIAGSLAFVASPHYANNRIVLTVISLIVLWTFTFLNMKGLKISSKVSTIGFLSGVLLPGLLIIGLGFVFVLIEGNLGLSKQIFQQSLFPEFKDIATLVLLIGFMRAFAGIEASSAHANKVDNPTRNYPIAIFIVVLIGLGINIIGSMSVAVVVPQQEISLVSGILQAFTVFFDRFHAAWLVPVLGVLVAVGQMGGASTWLMGPVKGLLTTAESGDLPPFFQRVNSRGVPRNLLICQAIWISFTSSFLMLTATINVAFWFSVALSMMIYVTMYFLLLLSGLYLRYKQPDTPRHYRVPFKNVGMWIVSCLGMATMVFSFFIAVFPPQQLPTENHTAYITLLIVGIIIFFAIPWIVQALKRPSWVPKTQEQKQEEESHEE
- a CDS encoding putative FKBP-type peptidyl-prolyl cis-trans isomerase, which codes for MIKRLLFLISFVALGICEEVAIEDAQPAAEKKEELDMATLSKAFGHHIGKNLASPEFANLNLDAVLQGIKEEAEGTDSPLSEMDYTKAMTKIEEQHFIQTSKKNLEKVVSFLAENAKDKKVTEIEAGKLQYKIETQGKGEMVQEHSTPLIHYVGKYLNGREFSSSRDGDPIALAIDEAITGLARGILGMKEGETRTLFIHPDLGYGSSGDLNSSTELNINSLLIFEVEVIRADTPPEIGSSNTTFSEEEHHKISMQ
- the trmL gene encoding tRNA (cytidine(34)-2'-O)-methyltransferase, which produces MEVVLFEPEIPANAGNVARTCVATGSKLTLIEPLGFFLSNRMLKRSGLDYWDKLDYQTKPDLESYLTAQKRPVYFFSSKATKSYTEIPFSDDDIYVFGSETKGLPPYLFDNYSERFYTLFQKKAVRCLNLSNTVAIVLYESWKHRDFC
- the trxA_1 gene encoding Thioredoxin gives rise to the protein MLKMFRFAFVLCVVILSSWQVVKSSDATIEDVHHQGFEKVISEGFVVIDFYATWCGPCKRLAPIFREISDEQNGVLFIKVDVEKEQEIAKKFEITHFPIVVFLKDGKEVHRFVGMRQKNEIISLLDQYK
- the trxA_2 gene encoding Thioredoxin, translating into MAIKNVSEQDFEKATSEGLVVVDFYATWCGPCKMLTPLLRELSDEREDAVFVEVDVDEAQDTAKKFEVTSVPTVVFLKDGKEVSRFIGVRQKNEVSSMLDQHK
- the tlcA_2 gene encoding ADP,ATP carrier protein 1, whose product is MSQTANPQEFSRLRSFFWPVHMTELKKVLPMILIFFLICFNYNILRSAKDALVVTAKNSDAGVLPFIKIWALLPMALIMTVIFTRLGNRYKKETIFYWMVSIFIGFFVLFTTVLYPLRDVLHPTEFADSVAAFLPKGLMGFVAMFRNWTYTLFYVMCELWGSIMLQLLFWGFANDVITVKEAKRFYGLFGVGANFSGIFAGQASIMISAIASKKLLFTNMESWTQSIVMVNIAVVIVGFAIMAIFRWLNTQVIAKEPAADVVSKFKKPKVKMSMRENFATLKRSKYLMFIAIIVLAYNLVIHLTEVVWKNQVNQVYQDPVLYNSYMGKVSIITNIVATLIALFITSNVIRKAGWTKSAMITPAVLLITTIGFFSFLVFRNSLGMFVAPFLGMTPFTLALFFGTSQNCMSRASKYTLYDATKEMTFIPLTPEEKMKGKAAIDGVGSRLGKSGGALIYHVLLLLVPLAGVAPYVGVLLLIAIGAWMLSVKALGKRFETQTALGESMEKAKDLKEAAELKEVLKEEEEAKEEELATIR